The proteins below come from a single Tachypleus tridentatus isolate NWPU-2018 chromosome 13, ASM421037v1, whole genome shotgun sequence genomic window:
- the LOC143236688 gene encoding uncharacterized protein LOC143236688: MSVLKQVVCALAVAEEALQYEHRDLHWGNILVARSKKENFEFTFKGKNLTFPACGVFVSIINFTLSRFTKGCQICTCM, from the coding sequence ATGAGTGTCTTGAAACAAGTGGTTTGTGCTCTGGCAGTTGCAGAAGAAGCTCTTCAGTATGAACATCGAGATCTTCACTGGGGTAATATTTTGGTTGCACGAAGCAAGAAAGAAAACTTTGAATTTACCTTCAAAGGAAAGAATCTTACTTTCCCAGCTTGTGGAGTGTTTGTGTCTATTATCAACTTCACACTTTCTAGGTTCACTAAAG